A region from the Camelus ferus isolate YT-003-E chromosome 1, BCGSAC_Cfer_1.0, whole genome shotgun sequence genome encodes:
- the P2RY13 gene encoding LOW QUALITY PROTEIN: P2Y purinoceptor 13 (The sequence of the model RefSeq protein was modified relative to this genomic sequence to represent the inferred CDS: deleted 1 base in 1 codon) — protein MNATVMKGFNGSEQCPRDMRIGQLVLPAIYTVVFFLGILLNTLALWVFIQIPSSSTFIVYLKNTLVADLIMTLTLPFKILSDSRLGPWQLRAFVCRFSAVIFYETMYVGIILLGLIAFDRFLKIIRPFGKFFVQKPAFAKVVSTLVWLFLFLNSLPNMILSNKEATPSSVKKCASLKGPLGLKWHEVVNYICQFIFWTVFVLMLLFYTVIAKKVYSSYRKSKSKDSKNNRRLEGKVFVVVAVFFVCFAPFHFARVPYTRSQTNSKTDCKLQNQLFLAKETTLLLAATNICMDPLIYIFLCKKFTDRLPCIRWRKTTATTQENHTSQSDNITLG, from the exons ATGAATGCCACAGTGATGAAGGGCTTCAACGGGTCTGAGCAGTGCCCCAGGGACATGCGGATAGGACAGCTGGTGCTCCCCGCCATCTACACCGTCGTTTTCTTCCTCGGCATCCTGCTGAACACTCTGGCCCTGTGGGTGTTCATTCAGatccccagctcctccacctTCATTGTCTACCTCAAAAACACTTTGGTGGCCGACTTGATAATGACACTCACACTTCCGTTTAAAATCCTCTCTGACTCACGCCTCGGACCCTGGCAACTCAGAGCGTTTGTGTGCCGTTTCTCTGCTGTCATCTTTTATGAGACCATGTACGTGGGCATCATACTGCTGGGACTCATAGCCTTTGACAGGTTCCTCAAGATCATCAGaccttttggaaaattttttgtACAAAAACCTGCTTTTGCAAAAGTGGTCTCAACCCTCGTCTGGCTCTTTTTGTTCCTCAACTCCCTGCCAAATATGATCTTAAGCAACAAGGAAGCAACACCATCCTCTGTGAAAAAGTGTGCCTCCTTAAAGGGGCCTCTGGGGCTGAAATGGCACGAAGTGGTGAATTATATATGCCAGTTCATTTTCTGGACTGTTTTTGTCCTAATGCTTCTGTTTTACACGGTGATTGCAAAAAAAGTA TACAGTTCTTATAGAAAGTCCAAAAGTAAGGACAGCAAAAACAACAGAAGGCTGGAAGGTAAAGTATTTGTTGTCGTGGCtgtcttctttgtgtgttttgctCCATTCCATTTTGCCAGAGTCCCATATACTCGCAGTCAAACCAACAGTAAGACTGACTGTAAATTGCAAAATCAACTGTTTCTAGCTAAAGAAACAACTCTCCTTTTGGCAGCAACTAATATCTGCATGGATCccttaatatatatattcctatgtAAAAAATTCACGGACAGACTACCATgtatcagatggagaaagaccaCAGCAACAACCCAAGAAAATCATACGAGTCAGTCAGATAATATAACCCTAGGCTGA
- the P2RY12 gene encoding P2Y purinoceptor 12: MDNLTSVAGNGSVCTRDYKITQVLFPLLYTVLFFVGLIINSLAMRIFFQIHSKSNFIIFLKNTVISDLLMILTFPFKILSDTNLGTGPLRAFVCQVTSVIFYFTMYISISFLGLITIDRYQKTTQPFKTSNPNNLLGAKILSVIIWAFMFLLSLPNMILTNRRPSDKNVKKCSFLKSEFGLVWHEIVNYICQVIFWINFLIVVVCYTLITKELYKSYVRTRGVGKVPKKKVNIKVFIIIAVFFICFVPFHFARIPYTLSQTRDVFDCSAENTLFYVKESTLWLTSLNACLDPFIYFFLCKSFKNSLMGMLKCPNSASSPSHKNRKKGQDGGEPSEETPM; this comes from the coding sequence ATGGACAACCTCACCTCTGTGGCTGGGAATGGCAGCGTGTGCACCAGGGATTACAAAATCACCCAGGTCCTCTTCCCACTCCTCTATACTGTCCTGTTTTTTGTTGGTCTCATCATAAACAGTCTGGCAATGAGGATTTTCTTTCAAATCCACAGTAAAtccaactttattattttccttaaaaacacaGTCATTTCTGACCTTCTCATGATTCTGACTTTTCCATTCAAAATCCTCAGCGATACCAACCTGGGAACAGGACCGCTGAGAGCCTTTGTGTGCCAAGTGACCTCTGTCATCTTTTACTTCACGATGTacatcagtatttcattcctagGATTGATAACTATCGATCGCTACCAGAAGACCACCCAGCCATTTAAAACATCCAACCCCAACAATCTACTGGGGGCAAAGATTCTCTCTGTCATCATCTGGGCATTCATGTTCTTACTCTCCTTGCCTAACATGATTCTGACCAACAGGAGGCCGAGTGacaagaatgtgaagaaatgcTCTTTCCTGAAATCAGAGTTTGGTCTGGTATGGCATGAGATAGTCAATTACATCTGTCAAGTCATTTTCTGGATTAACTTTCTGATTGTCGTTGTATGCTATACGCTCATTACAAAAGAACTGTACAAGTCATACGTAAGGACAAGGGGCGTAGGCAAAGTCCCCAAGAAAAAGGTGAACATCAAAGTTTTCATTATcattgctgtattttttatttgctttgttccTTTCCATTTTGCCCGAATTCCCTACACCCTGAGTCAAACTCGGGATGTCTTTGACTGCTCTGCTGAAAATACACTGTTCTATGTGAAAGAGAGCACTCTTTGGTTAACGTCCCTGAACGCATGCCTGGATCCGTTCATctactttttcctttgtaaatctttcaaaaattcCCTGATGGGTATGCTCAAATGCCCCAATTCTGCATCATCTCCATCccacaaaaataggaaaaagggaCAGGATGGTGGAGAGCCAAGCGAAGAGACTCCAATGTAA